A genomic window from Armatimonadota bacterium includes:
- a CDS encoding CoB--CoM heterodisulfide reductase iron-sulfur subunit A family protein produces IDETKCTGCGLCLEKCPMKGIPSEFDENMGTRRAIYRPFPQAVPNKPVIDRENCRMFQTGKCGVCQKMCPAGAIDYEQQDQVITEKFGAIVLATGFKLWDHSKLGNYGYGKYPDVISSIQFERIMNASGPTDGHIVRPSDGKTPKSIVFISCVGSRDDEHGHAYCSKVCCMYNAKQALLVKDKLHDVETYVFYMDIRANGKGYEEFVRRTIEDFGANYIRGRVSKIYPDDDQMVVRGVDTLLGKPVEVRADLVVLATAMEPQVDAKDLARKLGISTDQYNWFSEAHPKLKPVEVLTDGIYLAGACQYPKDIPDTVAQASGAASKVTGLFSKPAIKSEPMIAYINEDTCAGCGLCVGVCPFGAIELVEVMDRAKSTRENKVMKTVASVNEGVCKGCGTCSAACRSLSARLRGFEGNQILAEIDALADMAKVRK; encoded by the coding sequence CATCGACGAGACTAAGTGCACCGGCTGCGGGTTGTGCCTGGAGAAGTGCCCGATGAAGGGCATTCCGAGCGAGTTTGATGAGAACATGGGCACGCGCCGCGCGATATATAGACCATTCCCGCAGGCCGTTCCGAACAAGCCCGTGATCGACCGCGAGAACTGCCGCATGTTCCAGACAGGCAAGTGCGGCGTCTGTCAGAAAATGTGCCCGGCAGGCGCTATCGACTACGAACAGCAGGATCAGGTCATCACCGAGAAGTTCGGCGCGATAGTTTTGGCGACCGGCTTCAAGCTCTGGGACCATTCCAAGCTTGGCAATTATGGCTATGGAAAGTATCCCGATGTTATCTCGTCGATCCAGTTCGAAAGGATCATGAATGCGTCCGGCCCCACCGATGGCCATATAGTGCGCCCGTCCGACGGCAAGACTCCGAAGTCTATCGTGTTCATATCGTGCGTGGGCAGCCGCGACGACGAGCACGGCCATGCCTATTGCTCCAAGGTCTGCTGCATGTATAACGCCAAGCAGGCACTGCTGGTGAAGGACAAATTGCATGACGTCGAGACGTATGTCTTTTACATGGACATCCGCGCGAACGGCAAGGGCTATGAAGAGTTCGTCCGCCGGACTATCGAGGACTTCGGCGCAAACTATATACGTGGCCGAGTAAGTAAGATTTATCCTGATGACGATCAGATGGTCGTGCGGGGAGTCGATACACTGCTTGGTAAGCCTGTTGAGGTCAGAGCCGATCTGGTAGTGCTGGCGACGGCTATGGAGCCGCAGGTCGACGCCAAGGACCTCGCGCGTAAGCTTGGAATCTCTACTGATCAATACAACTGGTTCAGTGAGGCTCACCCCAAGCTCAAACCTGTCGAGGTTCTCACCGACGGTATATACCTTGCGGGAGCGTGCCAGTATCCGAAAGATATTCCCGATACTGTCGCCCAGGCGAGCGGCGCTGCGAGTAAGGTCACGGGCCTCTTCAGCAAACCAGCTATCAAGAGCGAGCCAATGATCGCCTATATCAACGAAGACACCTGTGCGGGCTGCGGACTGTGCGTTGGTGTTTGTCCATTCGGAGCAATAGAACTGGTCGAGGTGATGGACAGGGCCAAGTCCACTCGTGAGAACAAGGTGATGAAGACAGTTGCGTCCGTCAACGAGGGCGTCTGCAAAGGCTGCGGAACATGCTCAGCCGCCTGCCGGTCTCTTTCTGCCCGTTTGCGCGGGTTCGAGGGCAATCAGATACTTGCCGAGATAGACGCTCTCGCTGATATGGCTAAAGTGAGGAAGTAG
- a CDS encoding ribosomal protein L7/L12, which translates to MPFAWLLFNAIVVFVALQTEHWFYLWIVYILFFDALGWRIQRQRWIDKRMKLRSQMVPEPKRFESLAMPRCNLVLESAGEDIGRAARELQRVYIIAPREARELCNNVPATLKTNVWHAEAELVKSRLEAVGAIVQIVENEQDS; encoded by the coding sequence TTGCCATTTGCTTGGCTGCTGTTTAATGCAATTGTGGTCTTTGTCGCCTTGCAGACTGAGCATTGGTTCTATTTATGGATCGTATACATTCTGTTTTTTGATGCATTAGGCTGGAGAATACAGCGCCAGCGCTGGATTGATAAAAGAATGAAGCTTCGCTCGCAGATGGTTCCTGAGCCAAAGCGATTTGAATCATTGGCGATGCCTAGATGCAATCTCGTTTTGGAATCTGCCGGCGAGGATATTGGACGGGCGGCTCGTGAGCTGCAGCGTGTATACATAATAGCTCCCCGGGAAGCCCGGGAACTATGTAATAACGTTCCGGCAACTCTGAAAACTAATGTCTGGCACGCGGAAGCGGAATTGGTAAAGTCACGATTGGAAGCTGTCGGAGCCATAGTTCAGATTGTGGAGAATGAGCAGGATAGCTGA
- a CDS encoding hydrogenase iron-sulfur subunit — protein sequence MTQETAVIENTTQEAAAKKEWQPTILGILCNWCSYAGADLAGSARLHYPETIRIVRVPCSGRVDPMFVLKGFQKGFDAVIVLGCHPGDCHYAKGNYYARRRIALVKDLLKSLGIPEERFHFEWVSASEGNRFAELVTEMTEKIKKLGPFEGVTP from the coding sequence ATGACACAAGAAACAGCAGTTATAGAAAATACAACCCAGGAAGCTGCCGCCAAGAAAGAATGGCAGCCGACAATACTCGGCATACTGTGCAATTGGTGCAGTTATGCGGGCGCAGACCTTGCGGGCAGCGCGAGATTGCATTATCCTGAGACTATCAGGATTGTGCGCGTGCCATGCTCTGGCCGGGTCGATCCGATGTTTGTGCTGAAAGGCTTCCAGAAGGGTTTCGACGCCGTGATAGTGCTCGGATGCCATCCTGGCGACTGCCATTACGCCAAGGGCAATTATTATGCCCGCCGCAGGATCGCGCTCGTCAAAGACCTCTTGAAGAGCCTGGGAATCCCTGAGGAGAGGTTCCATTTTGAGTGGGTATCTGCCTCTGAGGGCAACCGGTTTGCCGAGCTTGTGACTGAGATGACCGAGAAGATCAAGAAACTCGGTCCGTTTGAAGGCGTTACGCCATAG